In one Buteo buteo chromosome 10, bButBut1.hap1.1, whole genome shotgun sequence genomic region, the following are encoded:
- the TOE1 gene encoding target of EGR1 protein 1 isoform X2, whose amino-acid sequence MARWRVPVVDVQNDNFTELWPSMVLALRTATFVAVDTELSGLGARKSLLSPCIEERYRAVCSAARTRSVLSLGVACFKQLPEKVGARAAERPFPLVPAFRGSSGHRDSTGRRESTHPCSAESLLAFSAAACRRYPRMALHALPLQSENTYLCQIYNLTLLCMEDYIVEPQSVQFLVQHGFDFNKQYSQGIPYHKGNDKGNENQSQSVRTFFLELIRAKKPLILHNGLIDLVFLYQCFYAHLPDNLGTFTADLSEMFPAGIYDTNKRENCKLKDSSGSHLTVEFCNYPANMSHYIDYRHCSLEEESHNVGGGNKVPVCEKFSAYGWCPKGVKCPQSHNIDLIIDEDDKLWEEKRKKRKHKWKRQKNTEELAKVFEQESSGKEIELAQNGEEGPPRKQSCYEPAAATELAEITPNSEGRPLEENSTDMEPEVSSDTSTQQEEELGSTEGTAAQVAAAVSSSAKGNVSEGDQVEGKSEVPAGVGSVNHPDIPKTEAACAAEKETHGPPSQGGTHRAGFDAFMTGYIMAYVWMLKKGKNTDAGAGPWLPDCHNKLYLSGKSVPLQIVKSLFSKSSKAHSQKMKLAWASG is encoded by the exons GAGCTGAGCGGCCTCGGCGCCAGGAAGTCGCTGCTGAGCCC GTGCATCGAAGAGCGGTACCGGGCCGTCTGCAGCGCGGCCAGGACCCGGTCCGTCCTCTCGCTCGGCGTCGCCTGTTTCAAGCAGCTCCCGGAGAAGGTAGGCGCACGGGCCGCAGAGCGGCCCTTTCCTCTCGTTCCCGCCTTCCGAGGGAGCAGCGGGCACCGGGACTCCACTGGGAGACGGGAGTCAACCCACCCGTGCTCCGCGGAGTCGCTCCTGGCTTTTTCGGCAGCTGCCTGCCGCAGGTATCCCCGTATGGCTTTGCACGCTCTCCCTCTGCAGTCCGAGAACACGTACCTCTGCCAGATCTACAACCTGACGCTCCTCTGCATGGAGGATTATATTGTCGAACCCCAGTCGGTGCAGTTCCTGGTGCAGCACGGCTTCGACTTCAACAAGCAGTACTCCCAGGGGATTCCTTACCACAAGGGCAACGACAAG GGCAATGAGAACCAGAGCCAGAGCGTTCGGACTTTTTTTCTGGAGCTCATACGAGCAAAGAAGCCTCTCATTCTCCATAATGGCCTGATCGATCTGGTCTTCCTGTACCAGTGCTTCTATGCTCACCTCCCAGACAACCTCGGCACCTTCACCGCTGACCTTTCGGAAATGTTTCCAGCAGGAATATACGACACCAA CAAGCGAGAGAACTGCAAGCTGAAGGACTCCAGTGGCTCGCACCTCACCGTTGAGTTCTGCAACTACCCTGCCAACATGTCCCATTACATCGACTATCGCCACTGCTCTCTGGAAGAAGAAAGCCACAATGTGGGAGGGGGAAATAAGGTGCCTGTCTGTGAGAAATTTTCG GCCTATGGCTGGTGTCCAAAAGGGGTGAAGTGTCCACAGTCTCATAACATTGACCTCATAATTGATGAGGATGACAAGCTTTGGGAGGAGAAGCGGAAGAAACGGAAGCACAAATGGAAGCGTCAGAAGAACACAGAAGAGCTTGCAAAGGTGTTTGAACAGGAAAGCTCAGGGAAAGAAATTGAGCTAGCTCAGAATGGGGAGGAGGGACCACCACGAAAACAGAGCTGCTATGAGCCTGCAGCTGCTACAGAGCTTGCAGAGATCACACCTAACAGTGAGGGCAGGCCACTGGAGGAGAACTCCACGGACATGGAACCAGAAGTCAGCTCAGACACCAGCACGCAACAggaagaggagctggggagcacCGAAGGAACTGCTGCCCAGGTAGCAGCTGCTGTGAGCTCTTCTGCCAAGGGAAATGTCTCTGAGGGTGACCAAGTGGAGGGGAAGTCAGAGGTTCCCGCTGGGGTGGGCTCAGTCAACCACCCAGACATCCCCAAGACTGAAGCAGCATgtgctgcagaaaaggaaaccCATGGCCCACCTTCACAGGGGGGCACACACCGAGCTGGCTTTGATGCATTCATGACTGGCTACATCATGGCTTATGTCTGGATgctcaagaaaggaaaaaacacagatgCTGGTGCAGGGCCCTGGTTGCCAGACTGCCACAATAAACTGTACCTCAGTGGGAAATCGGTGCCACTTCAAATAGTGAAGAGCTTGTTTTCTAAATCTTCCAAAGCTCACAGCCAAAAGATGAAGTTGGCCTGGGCCAGTGGATAG
- the TOE1 gene encoding target of EGR1 protein 1 isoform X1, giving the protein MARWRVPVVDVQNDNFTELWPSMVLALRTATFVAVDTELSGLGARKSLLSPCIEERYRAVCSAARTRSVLSLGVACFKQLPEKVGARAAERPFPLVPAFRGSSGHRDSTGRRESTHPCSAESLLAFSAAACRRYPRMALHALPLQSENTYLCQIYNLTLLCMEDYIVEPQSVQFLVQHGFDFNKQYSQGIPYHKGNDKGNENQSQSVRTFFLELIRAKKPLILHNGLIDLVFLYQCFYAHLPDNLGTFTADLSEMFPAGIYDTKYASEFETRFVASYLEYAYKKCKRENCKLKDSSGSHLTVEFCNYPANMSHYIDYRHCSLEEESHNVGGGNKVPVCEKFSAYGWCPKGVKCPQSHNIDLIIDEDDKLWEEKRKKRKHKWKRQKNTEELAKVFEQESSGKEIELAQNGEEGPPRKQSCYEPAAATELAEITPNSEGRPLEENSTDMEPEVSSDTSTQQEEELGSTEGTAAQVAAAVSSSAKGNVSEGDQVEGKSEVPAGVGSVNHPDIPKTEAACAAEKETHGPPSQGGTHRAGFDAFMTGYIMAYVWMLKKGKNTDAGAGPWLPDCHNKLYLSGKSVPLQIVKSLFSKSSKAHSQKMKLAWASG; this is encoded by the exons GAGCTGAGCGGCCTCGGCGCCAGGAAGTCGCTGCTGAGCCC GTGCATCGAAGAGCGGTACCGGGCCGTCTGCAGCGCGGCCAGGACCCGGTCCGTCCTCTCGCTCGGCGTCGCCTGTTTCAAGCAGCTCCCGGAGAAGGTAGGCGCACGGGCCGCAGAGCGGCCCTTTCCTCTCGTTCCCGCCTTCCGAGGGAGCAGCGGGCACCGGGACTCCACTGGGAGACGGGAGTCAACCCACCCGTGCTCCGCGGAGTCGCTCCTGGCTTTTTCGGCAGCTGCCTGCCGCAGGTATCCCCGTATGGCTTTGCACGCTCTCCCTCTGCAGTCCGAGAACACGTACCTCTGCCAGATCTACAACCTGACGCTCCTCTGCATGGAGGATTATATTGTCGAACCCCAGTCGGTGCAGTTCCTGGTGCAGCACGGCTTCGACTTCAACAAGCAGTACTCCCAGGGGATTCCTTACCACAAGGGCAACGACAAG GGCAATGAGAACCAGAGCCAGAGCGTTCGGACTTTTTTTCTGGAGCTCATACGAGCAAAGAAGCCTCTCATTCTCCATAATGGCCTGATCGATCTGGTCTTCCTGTACCAGTGCTTCTATGCTCACCTCCCAGACAACCTCGGCACCTTCACCGCTGACCTTTCGGAAATGTTTCCAGCAGGAATATACGACACCAAGTACGCCTCAGAGTTTGAGACTCGCTTTGTAGCATCCTACTTGGAGTACGCTTACAAGAAGTG CAAGCGAGAGAACTGCAAGCTGAAGGACTCCAGTGGCTCGCACCTCACCGTTGAGTTCTGCAACTACCCTGCCAACATGTCCCATTACATCGACTATCGCCACTGCTCTCTGGAAGAAGAAAGCCACAATGTGGGAGGGGGAAATAAGGTGCCTGTCTGTGAGAAATTTTCG GCCTATGGCTGGTGTCCAAAAGGGGTGAAGTGTCCACAGTCTCATAACATTGACCTCATAATTGATGAGGATGACAAGCTTTGGGAGGAGAAGCGGAAGAAACGGAAGCACAAATGGAAGCGTCAGAAGAACACAGAAGAGCTTGCAAAGGTGTTTGAACAGGAAAGCTCAGGGAAAGAAATTGAGCTAGCTCAGAATGGGGAGGAGGGACCACCACGAAAACAGAGCTGCTATGAGCCTGCAGCTGCTACAGAGCTTGCAGAGATCACACCTAACAGTGAGGGCAGGCCACTGGAGGAGAACTCCACGGACATGGAACCAGAAGTCAGCTCAGACACCAGCACGCAACAggaagaggagctggggagcacCGAAGGAACTGCTGCCCAGGTAGCAGCTGCTGTGAGCTCTTCTGCCAAGGGAAATGTCTCTGAGGGTGACCAAGTGGAGGGGAAGTCAGAGGTTCCCGCTGGGGTGGGCTCAGTCAACCACCCAGACATCCCCAAGACTGAAGCAGCATgtgctgcagaaaaggaaaccCATGGCCCACCTTCACAGGGGGGCACACACCGAGCTGGCTTTGATGCATTCATGACTGGCTACATCATGGCTTATGTCTGGATgctcaagaaaggaaaaaacacagatgCTGGTGCAGGGCCCTGGTTGCCAGACTGCCACAATAAACTGTACCTCAGTGGGAAATCGGTGCCACTTCAAATAGTGAAGAGCTTGTTTTCTAAATCTTCCAAAGCTCACAGCCAAAAGATGAAGTTGGCCTGGGCCAGTGGATAG
- the TOE1 gene encoding target of EGR1 protein 1 isoform X3, with amino-acid sequence MARWRVPVVDVQNDNFTELWPSMVLALRTATFVAVDTELSGLGARKSLLSPCIEERYRAVCSAARTRSVLSLGVACFKQLPEKSENTYLCQIYNLTLLCMEDYIVEPQSVQFLVQHGFDFNKQYSQGIPYHKGNDKGNENQSQSVRTFFLELIRAKKPLILHNGLIDLVFLYQCFYAHLPDNLGTFTADLSEMFPAGIYDTKYASEFETRFVASYLEYAYKKCKRENCKLKDSSGSHLTVEFCNYPANMSHYIDYRHCSLEEESHNVGGGNKVPVCEKFSAYGWCPKGVKCPQSHNIDLIIDEDDKLWEEKRKKRKHKWKRQKNTEELAKVFEQESSGKEIELAQNGEEGPPRKQSCYEPAAATELAEITPNSEGRPLEENSTDMEPEVSSDTSTQQEEELGSTEGTAAQVAAAVSSSAKGNVSEGDQVEGKSEVPAGVGSVNHPDIPKTEAACAAEKETHGPPSQGGTHRAGFDAFMTGYIMAYVWMLKKGKNTDAGAGPWLPDCHNKLYLSGKSVPLQIVKSLFSKSSKAHSQKMKLAWASG; translated from the exons GAGCTGAGCGGCCTCGGCGCCAGGAAGTCGCTGCTGAGCCC GTGCATCGAAGAGCGGTACCGGGCCGTCTGCAGCGCGGCCAGGACCCGGTCCGTCCTCTCGCTCGGCGTCGCCTGTTTCAAGCAGCTCCCGGAGAAG TCCGAGAACACGTACCTCTGCCAGATCTACAACCTGACGCTCCTCTGCATGGAGGATTATATTGTCGAACCCCAGTCGGTGCAGTTCCTGGTGCAGCACGGCTTCGACTTCAACAAGCAGTACTCCCAGGGGATTCCTTACCACAAGGGCAACGACAAG GGCAATGAGAACCAGAGCCAGAGCGTTCGGACTTTTTTTCTGGAGCTCATACGAGCAAAGAAGCCTCTCATTCTCCATAATGGCCTGATCGATCTGGTCTTCCTGTACCAGTGCTTCTATGCTCACCTCCCAGACAACCTCGGCACCTTCACCGCTGACCTTTCGGAAATGTTTCCAGCAGGAATATACGACACCAAGTACGCCTCAGAGTTTGAGACTCGCTTTGTAGCATCCTACTTGGAGTACGCTTACAAGAAGTG CAAGCGAGAGAACTGCAAGCTGAAGGACTCCAGTGGCTCGCACCTCACCGTTGAGTTCTGCAACTACCCTGCCAACATGTCCCATTACATCGACTATCGCCACTGCTCTCTGGAAGAAGAAAGCCACAATGTGGGAGGGGGAAATAAGGTGCCTGTCTGTGAGAAATTTTCG GCCTATGGCTGGTGTCCAAAAGGGGTGAAGTGTCCACAGTCTCATAACATTGACCTCATAATTGATGAGGATGACAAGCTTTGGGAGGAGAAGCGGAAGAAACGGAAGCACAAATGGAAGCGTCAGAAGAACACAGAAGAGCTTGCAAAGGTGTTTGAACAGGAAAGCTCAGGGAAAGAAATTGAGCTAGCTCAGAATGGGGAGGAGGGACCACCACGAAAACAGAGCTGCTATGAGCCTGCAGCTGCTACAGAGCTTGCAGAGATCACACCTAACAGTGAGGGCAGGCCACTGGAGGAGAACTCCACGGACATGGAACCAGAAGTCAGCTCAGACACCAGCACGCAACAggaagaggagctggggagcacCGAAGGAACTGCTGCCCAGGTAGCAGCTGCTGTGAGCTCTTCTGCCAAGGGAAATGTCTCTGAGGGTGACCAAGTGGAGGGGAAGTCAGAGGTTCCCGCTGGGGTGGGCTCAGTCAACCACCCAGACATCCCCAAGACTGAAGCAGCATgtgctgcagaaaaggaaaccCATGGCCCACCTTCACAGGGGGGCACACACCGAGCTGGCTTTGATGCATTCATGACTGGCTACATCATGGCTTATGTCTGGATgctcaagaaaggaaaaaacacagatgCTGGTGCAGGGCCCTGGTTGCCAGACTGCCACAATAAACTGTACCTCAGTGGGAAATCGGTGCCACTTCAAATAGTGAAGAGCTTGTTTTCTAAATCTTCCAAAGCTCACAGCCAAAAGATGAAGTTGGCCTGGGCCAGTGGATAG